The following coding sequences are from one Streptococcus sp. NPS 308 window:
- a CDS encoding ribonuclease Y, with translation MEIMTLAIAVFAVIIGLVIGYVSISAKMKSSQEAAELMLLNAEQEATNLRGQAEREADLLLNEAKSESKSLKKEALLEAKEEARKYREEVDAEFKSERQELKQIESRLTERATSLDRKDDNLTNKEKTLEQKEQSISDRAKNLDAREEQLEEVERQKEAELERIGSLSQTEARDIILAQTEENLTKEIASRIREAEQEVKERSDKIAKDILVQAMQRIAGEYVAESTNSTVHLPDDTMKGRIIGREGRNIRTFESLTGVDVIIDDTPEVVTLSGFDPIRREIARMTMEMLLKDGRIHPARIEELVEKNRQEIDNKIREYGEAAAYEIGAPNLHPDLMKIMGRLQFRTSYGQNVLRHSIEVAKLSGIIASELGENAALARRAGFLHDIGKAIDREVEGSHVEIGTELARKYKEHPVVVNTIASHHGDVEAESVIAVIVAAADALSAARPGARSESLESYIKRLHDLEEIANGFEGVQNSFALQAGREIRIMVNPGQIKDDKVTILAHKVREKIENNLDYPGNIKVTVIRELRAVDYAK, from the coding sequence ATCATGACACTTGCGATTGCTGTTTTTGCCGTCATCATTGGTTTAGTCATTGGATATGTCAGCATCTCAGCTAAGATGAAATCATCTCAAGAGGCTGCAGAGTTGATGCTTCTAAATGCTGAACAAGAAGCAACTAATTTACGAGGACAAGCTGAGCGCGAAGCGGATTTATTGCTAAATGAAGCCAAGAGCGAAAGCAAGTCTCTTAAAAAAGAAGCACTATTGGAGGCCAAAGAGGAAGCCAGAAAATACCGTGAAGAAGTGGACGCTGAATTTAAGTCAGAACGTCAGGAGCTCAAGCAAATCGAAAGTCGTTTGACGGAGAGAGCAACGAGTCTTGACCGCAAAGACGACAATTTGACGAACAAAGAAAAAACACTTGAACAAAAAGAACAAAGTATTTCTGATAGAGCAAAAAACCTTGATGCACGTGAAGAGCAATTAGAGGAAGTCGAAAGACAAAAAGAAGCTGAACTTGAACGTATCGGTTCCCTTTCCCAAACTGAGGCTCGAGATATTATCTTGGCTCAGACAGAGGAAAATTTGACCAAGGAAATTGCTAGCCGCATTCGTGAGGCAGAGCAAGAGGTCAAGGAACGTTCAGACAAGATTGCGAAAGATATCTTGGTTCAGGCTATGCAACGTATCGCTGGTGAGTATGTAGCAGAGTCAACAAACTCGACAGTTCACCTACCAGACGATACCATGAAGGGCCGCATTATCGGTCGTGAAGGACGCAATATTCGTACCTTTGAAAGTTTGACAGGGGTCGATGTGATTATCGACGATACACCGGAAGTGGTGACCTTGTCAGGATTTGATCCGATTCGTCGTGAAATTGCTCGTATGACCATGGAAATGTTGCTCAAGGATGGCCGTATCCATCCAGCTCGTATCGAGGAGTTGGTGGAGAAAAACCGTCAGGAGATTGACAATAAAATCCGTGAATATGGGGAGGCTGCTGCCTATGAGATTGGTGCGCCAAACCTCCATCCAGACTTGATGAAGATCATGGGACGCTTGCAGTTCCGTACTTCTTATGGACAAAATGTCTTGCGTCATTCGATTGAGGTTGCTAAGTTATCTGGTATCATCGCGAGTGAACTTGGTGAAAATGCGGCTCTTGCCCGTCGTGCTGGATTCCTTCATGACATCGGGAAAGCTATTGACCGCGAGGTTGAAGGCAGTCACGTTGAGATTGGTACGGAGTTGGCTCGTAAGTACAAGGAACACCCAGTTGTGGTCAATACCATTGCTAGCCACCACGGAGATGTGGAAGCTGAAAGTGTCATTGCAGTGATCGTTGCTGCAGCAGATGCCTTGAGTGCAGCGCGTCCAGGTGCTCGTAGTGAATCTCTTGAGAGCTATATCAAGCGTCTCCATGATTTGGAAGAAATCGCTAATGGCTTTGAAGGGGTGCAAAATAGCTTTGCCCTTCAAGCAGGACGTGAAATCCGTATCATGGTTAATCCAGGACAAATCAAAGACGACAAAGTCACAATCTTGGCTCACAAAGTTCGTGAGAAAATTGAAAACAATCTCGATTACCCAGGAAATATCAAGGTAACCGTGATCCGCGAACTTCGTGCAGTAGATTATGCTAAATAA